The following coding sequences are from one Ramlibacter henchirensis window:
- a CDS encoding glutathione S-transferase N-terminal domain-containing protein, whose amino-acid sequence MMVLYSGTTCPFSHRCRFVLFEKGMDFEIRDVDLYNKPEDINVMNPYGQVPILVERDLILYESNIINEYIDERFPHPQLMPGDPVDRARVRLFLLNFEKELFVHVSTLESRAAKGNEKALEKARSHIRDRLTQLAPVFLKNKYMLGDNFSMLDVAIAPLLWRMDYYGIELSKNAAPLLKYAERIFSRPAYIEALTPSEKVMRK is encoded by the coding sequence ATGATGGTGCTGTACTCGGGAACCACCTGCCCGTTTTCCCACCGCTGCCGCTTCGTCCTGTTCGAAAAGGGCATGGACTTCGAGATCCGCGACGTCGACCTCTACAACAAGCCGGAGGACATCAACGTCATGAACCCGTACGGCCAGGTCCCCATCCTGGTCGAGCGCGACCTGATCCTGTACGAGTCGAACATCATCAACGAGTACATCGACGAGCGCTTCCCGCATCCGCAGCTGATGCCCGGCGATCCGGTGGACCGCGCGCGCGTGCGGCTGTTCCTCCTCAACTTCGAGAAGGAGCTGTTCGTCCACGTGAGCACGCTCGAGTCGCGCGCCGCCAAGGGCAACGAGAAGGCGCTGGAGAAGGCCCGCTCGCACATCCGCGACCGTCTGACGCAGCTGGCGCCCGTCTTCCTCAAGAACAAGTACATGCTGGGCGACAACTTCTCGATGCTCGACGTCGCCATCGCCCCGCTGCTGTGGCGCATGGACTACTATGGCATCGAGCTGTCCAAGAATGCCGCGCCGCTTCTCAAGTACGCCGAACGCATCTTCTCGCGCCCGGCCTACATCGAGGCGCTGACGCCGTCCGAAAAGGTGATGCGCAAGTAA
- the secA gene encoding preprotein translocase subunit SecA, producing the protein MAKNFLTQIFGSRNDRLLKQYRRVVDQINALEPQLEQLNDEQLRGKTEEFKDRVAKGEALDALLPEAFAVVREGSKRVMKMRHFDVQLLGGMALHNGKIAEMRTGEGKTLTATLSVYLNALTGKGVHVVTVNDYLANRDAQWMGKLYNFLGLTVGVNLPHMPREQKQSAYRSDITYGTNNEFGFDYLRDNMVYEPADRVQRGLQYAIVDEVDSILIDEARTPLIISGQAEDHTDLYVAINKVVPMLTKQEGEADPRTGEGIIKPGDFTVDEKTHQVYLTEQGHENAERILFNLGLIPEGASLYDPANITLMHHLYAALRAKHLYHRDQHYVVQRGEEGKMEVVIVDEFTGRLMAGRRWSDGLHQAVEAKEGVPIQPENQTLASITFQNYFRLYAKLAGMTGTADTEAYEFQEIYGLETVVIPPNKPSRREDQLDRVYKTTREKYEAAIEDIKECYGRGQPVLVGTTSIENSEIIDQLLIKEGLPHQVLNAKQHAREAEIVAQAGHSKMITIATNMAGRGTDIVLGGNVEKAVEAVEADESVDPAAKQQRIAELRSEWQKDHEFVVQQGGLRIIATERHESRRIDNQLRGRSGRQGDPGSSRFYLSLDDPLMRIFAGDRVKAIMDRLKMPDGEAIEAGIVTRSIESAQRKVEARNFDIRKQLLEYDDVANDQRKVIYQQRNDIMDAGDLSAQIAALREGCFTDLVHQYVPPESVEEQWDIAGLEKALADDWGIQLPLQKQVQESSAITDEDLLEMVIKASHEAFERKVAEIGPQNFTQFERVVLLQSIDTHWREHLAALDYLRQGIHLRGYAQKQPKQEYKREAFELFGQLLDSVKNEVTKILMTVRVQSSEQLDQAAEDMEERAERISNVTYTAPNETGEVESRLDEATAVRATAAAAALATMPRVGRNDPCPCGSGKKYKQCHGKLA; encoded by the coding sequence ATGGCCAAGAACTTCCTGACCCAGATTTTCGGATCCCGCAACGACCGGCTGCTCAAGCAGTACCGCCGGGTCGTCGACCAGATCAACGCGCTGGAGCCGCAGCTGGAGCAGCTGAACGACGAGCAGCTGCGCGGCAAGACCGAGGAGTTCAAGGACCGGGTGGCCAAGGGCGAGGCGCTCGATGCGCTGCTGCCCGAAGCTTTCGCCGTCGTGCGCGAAGGCTCCAAGCGCGTCATGAAGATGCGCCACTTCGACGTGCAGCTGCTGGGCGGCATGGCGCTGCACAACGGCAAGATCGCCGAGATGCGCACCGGTGAGGGCAAGACGCTTACCGCGACGCTGTCCGTGTACCTCAACGCGCTCACCGGAAAGGGCGTCCACGTCGTCACGGTCAACGACTACCTGGCCAACCGCGACGCCCAGTGGATGGGCAAGCTGTACAACTTCCTCGGGCTGACGGTGGGCGTGAACCTGCCGCACATGCCGCGCGAGCAGAAGCAGTCAGCCTACCGCTCCGACATCACCTACGGCACGAACAACGAGTTCGGCTTCGACTACCTGCGCGACAACATGGTGTACGAGCCGGCCGACCGCGTGCAGCGCGGCCTGCAGTACGCCATCGTCGACGAGGTGGACTCGATCCTGATCGACGAGGCGCGCACGCCGCTGATCATCAGCGGCCAGGCCGAGGACCACACCGACCTGTACGTCGCCATCAACAAGGTGGTGCCGATGCTGACCAAGCAGGAAGGCGAAGCCGACCCGCGCACGGGCGAGGGCATCATCAAGCCGGGCGACTTCACCGTGGACGAGAAGACCCACCAGGTCTACCTCACCGAGCAGGGCCACGAGAACGCCGAGCGCATCCTGTTCAACCTCGGCCTGATCCCCGAGGGCGCCTCGCTGTACGACCCGGCCAACATCACCCTGATGCACCACCTGTACGCGGCGCTGCGGGCCAAGCACCTGTACCACCGCGACCAGCACTACGTCGTGCAGCGCGGCGAAGAAGGCAAGATGGAAGTCGTCATCGTCGACGAATTCACCGGCCGCCTGATGGCCGGACGCCGCTGGAGCGACGGCCTGCACCAGGCCGTGGAAGCCAAGGAAGGCGTGCCGATCCAGCCGGAAAACCAGACGCTGGCGTCCATCACCTTCCAGAACTACTTCCGCCTCTACGCCAAGCTGGCGGGCATGACCGGCACGGCCGACACCGAAGCCTACGAGTTCCAGGAGATCTACGGCCTGGAGACCGTCGTGATCCCACCCAACAAGCCGAGCCGCCGCGAGGACCAGCTCGATCGCGTCTACAAGACCACGCGCGAGAAGTACGAGGCTGCCATCGAGGACATCAAGGAGTGCTACGGGCGCGGCCAGCCGGTGCTGGTGGGCACGACCTCGATCGAGAATTCCGAGATCATCGACCAGCTGCTGATCAAGGAAGGCCTGCCGCACCAGGTGCTGAACGCCAAGCAGCACGCGCGCGAAGCCGAGATCGTGGCGCAGGCCGGCCACTCGAAGATGATCACCATCGCCACCAACATGGCGGGCCGCGGCACCGACATAGTGCTGGGCGGCAACGTGGAAAAGGCCGTCGAGGCGGTGGAGGCGGACGAATCGGTGGACCCTGCGGCCAAGCAGCAGCGCATCGCCGAGCTGCGGTCGGAGTGGCAGAAGGACCACGAGTTCGTGGTGCAGCAGGGCGGCCTGCGCATCATCGCCACCGAGCGCCATGAGTCGCGCCGCATCGACAACCAGCTGCGCGGCCGCTCCGGACGCCAGGGCGACCCGGGCTCCTCGCGCTTCTACCTGAGCCTGGACGACCCGCTGATGCGCATCTTCGCGGGAGACCGCGTCAAGGCCATCATGGACCGCCTGAAAATGCCCGACGGCGAGGCCATCGAGGCCGGCATCGTCACGCGAAGCATCGAGAGCGCGCAGCGCAAGGTGGAGGCGCGCAACTTCGACATCCGCAAGCAGCTGCTCGAGTACGACGACGTCGCCAACGACCAGCGCAAGGTGATCTACCAGCAGCGCAACGACATCATGGACGCGGGCGACCTGTCGGCCCAGATCGCCGCGCTGCGCGAAGGCTGCTTCACCGACCTGGTCCACCAGTATGTGCCGCCGGAGTCGGTGGAGGAGCAGTGGGACATCGCGGGCCTGGAGAAGGCGCTGGCCGACGACTGGGGCATCCAGTTGCCGCTGCAGAAACAGGTGCAGGAATCCAGCGCCATCACCGACGAGGACCTGCTCGAGATGGTGATCAAGGCCTCGCACGAAGCGTTCGAGCGCAAGGTGGCGGAGATCGGCCCGCAGAACTTCACTCAGTTCGAGCGCGTGGTGCTGCTCCAGAGCATCGACACGCACTGGCGCGAGCACCTCGCGGCGCTCGACTACCTGCGCCAGGGCATCCACCTGCGCGGCTACGCGCAGAAGCAGCCCAAGCAGGAGTACAAGCGCGAGGCCTTTGAGCTGTTCGGCCAGTTGCTTGATTCGGTCAAGAACGAGGTCACCAAGATCCTCATGACCGTGCGCGTCCAGTCCAGCGAACAGCTGGACCAGGCGGCGGAGGACATGGAGGAGCGCGCCGAGCGCATTTCGAACGTCACCTACACCGCGCCCAACGAGACCGGCGAAGTCGAGAGCCGGCTGGACGAGGCCACCGCGGTGCGCGCCACTGCCGCCGCGGCCGCCCTGGCGACGATGCCGCGAGTGGGCCGCAACGATCCCTGCCCCTGCGGGAGCGGCAAGAAGTACAAGCAGTGCCACGGCAAGTTGGCCTGA
- the pdxA gene encoding 4-hydroxythreonine-4-phosphate dehydrogenase PdxA: MSPAGQPIAITQGDPAGIGGEIIARLFRDHPQDVPGCFAVGDLLHLRRSVDAIAAAGHASLPVALIQSPREALEVPPRCIPLLASSEAQALVPWGQVDAAAGRIAADAVVWAARAALRGDVAAVVTAPLHKEALAAAGVTYPGHTELLQAEAAAHAGCDLARMPVRMMLASEELRTVLVSIHVSLRDAIAAVTRENVLETLRITHAALSPLLGRSPRIGVAGLNPHAGEGGLFGREEQDAIVPALQAAKAEGIDASGPWAPDTVFMRARSTPQRAGEFDVVVAMYHDQGLIPVKYLGLEQGVNVTLGLPLVRTSPDHGTAFDIAGTGRADPSSLLAALRMARRLAAGNSAPATS; the protein is encoded by the coding sequence GTGAGTCCCGCTGGACAGCCCATCGCGATCACTCAGGGAGACCCCGCCGGCATCGGCGGCGAGATCATCGCCCGGTTGTTCCGCGACCATCCGCAAGACGTGCCGGGCTGCTTCGCCGTGGGCGACCTGCTCCATCTGCGTCGCTCCGTCGATGCCATCGCAGCGGCCGGGCACGCGAGCCTGCCGGTCGCGCTGATCCAATCGCCGCGCGAGGCGCTCGAGGTGCCGCCGCGCTGCATTCCACTCCTCGCGTCGAGCGAAGCGCAGGCGCTCGTGCCGTGGGGCCAGGTGGACGCCGCCGCCGGCCGGATCGCGGCGGATGCTGTGGTGTGGGCCGCGCGGGCCGCGTTGCGAGGCGATGTCGCCGCTGTCGTGACCGCGCCCTTGCACAAGGAGGCGCTGGCGGCGGCCGGCGTCACCTACCCGGGCCACACCGAATTGCTGCAGGCGGAGGCGGCGGCGCATGCCGGCTGCGACCTCGCCCGGATGCCGGTGCGGATGATGCTGGCCAGCGAGGAACTGCGGACGGTGCTCGTGAGCATCCACGTCTCCTTGCGCGATGCGATCGCGGCGGTGACGCGCGAGAACGTGCTGGAGACGCTGCGCATCACGCACGCCGCGCTGTCGCCCTTGCTGGGCCGCTCGCCGCGCATCGGTGTCGCGGGACTCAATCCGCACGCCGGGGAGGGCGGCCTGTTCGGGCGCGAGGAGCAGGACGCGATCGTCCCGGCCTTGCAGGCCGCGAAGGCTGAAGGCATCGACGCCTCCGGTCCCTGGGCGCCCGACACCGTCTTCATGCGCGCGCGGTCCACGCCGCAGCGCGCAGGCGAGTTCGACGTGGTCGTCGCGATGTACCACGACCAGGGCCTGATCCCGGTGAAGTACCTGGGCCTGGAGCAGGGCGTGAACGTGACGCTCGGCCTGCCGCTGGTGCGCACCAGCCCGGACCACGGCACCGCCTTCGACATCGCGGGCACGGGCCGGGCCGATCCGTCCAGCCTGCTGGCCGCATTGCGAATGGCGCGGCGGCTGGCCGCCGGAAACAGCGCGCCGGCTACTTCCTGA
- a CDS encoding cytochrome c1: MKKLLLSLAVALSALLAAPAHAASEGIAWDQAPDMTTDLPSLQNGAKLFVNYCLSCHSAAFMRFNRLRDIGLTEQQIKDNLLFTTDKVGDTMKAAIDPKQAKEWFGANPPDLTLIARSRSGHGGTGADYLYTFLRTFYRDPTKPTGWNNLVFPNVGMPHVLWELQGIREPVFDTVTSHGHETQVFKGWKQVTPGTMSPVQYDEAIAGLVGYLQWMAEPAQNTRVRVGVWVLMFLLVFTVIAWRLNAAFWKEVR, encoded by the coding sequence ATGAAAAAGCTTCTCCTTTCCCTGGCCGTCGCGCTGTCGGCCCTGCTGGCTGCGCCCGCGCACGCGGCAAGCGAAGGCATCGCATGGGACCAGGCGCCGGACATGACGACCGACCTGCCGTCCCTGCAGAACGGCGCCAAGCTGTTCGTCAACTATTGCCTCAGCTGCCACTCGGCGGCGTTCATGCGCTTCAACCGCCTGCGCGACATCGGCCTGACCGAGCAGCAGATCAAGGACAACCTGCTGTTCACCACCGACAAGGTGGGCGACACGATGAAGGCCGCCATCGACCCCAAGCAGGCCAAGGAATGGTTCGGCGCCAACCCGCCCGACCTGACGCTGATCGCGCGCTCCCGCTCCGGCCACGGCGGCACGGGCGCCGATTACCTCTACACGTTCCTGCGCACCTTCTACCGCGACCCCACCAAGCCCACGGGCTGGAACAACCTGGTGTTTCCCAACGTCGGCATGCCGCATGTCCTGTGGGAGCTGCAGGGCATCCGTGAGCCGGTGTTCGACACCGTCACTTCGCACGGCCACGAGACCCAGGTGTTCAAGGGCTGGAAGCAGGTCACTCCCGGCACGATGTCGCCGGTGCAGTACGACGAGGCGATCGCCGGCCTTGTGGGCTACCTGCAGTGGATGGCCGAGCCGGCGCAGAACACCCGCGTGCGCGTCGGCGTTTGGGTCCTGATGTTCCTGCTGGTCTTCACGGTGATCGCCTGGCGCCTGAACGCGGCCTTCTGGAAGGAAGTCCGATAG
- a CDS encoding cytochrome b, whose protein sequence is MAEFKEISPNATMGQKLANWFDNRYPSAGLFYKAHLSEYYAPKNFNFWYFFGSLALLVLVIQIVTGIFLVMHYKPDASTAFASVEYIMRDVPWGWLVRYMHSTGASAFFIVVYLHMFKALMYGSYRKPRELVWIFGCAIFLTLMAEAFMGYLLPWGQMSYWGAQVIVNLFSAIPFIGPDLALLIRGDYVVSDATLNRFFSFHVIAVPLVLLGLVVAHILALHDVGSNNPDGVEIKGPQAPRDASGRPVDGIPFHPYYTVHDIMGVSVFLMIFSAVIFFAPEFGGYFLEYNNFIPADPLKTPPHIAPVWYFTPYYSMLRAITTDMMYVLVLFVALAAAFVLLRSRMGMIGKAVALVAAALGILLMLVLDPKFWGVVVMGAAVIILFFLPWLDNSPVKSIRYRPGWHKWVYAAFVAVFLVLGYLGVQPPSEVGQLVSQIGTVLYFGFFLLMPWWSRLGEFKPVPDRITFAAH, encoded by the coding sequence ATGGCTGAATTCAAGGAAATCTCCCCGAACGCGACGATGGGCCAGAAACTGGCCAACTGGTTCGACAACCGCTACCCGTCGGCGGGGCTGTTCTACAAGGCGCACCTGTCCGAGTACTACGCGCCCAAGAACTTCAATTTCTGGTACTTCTTCGGCTCGCTCGCGCTGCTGGTGCTGGTGATCCAGATCGTCACCGGCATCTTCCTGGTGATGCACTACAAGCCGGACGCCAGCACGGCGTTCGCCTCCGTCGAGTACATCATGCGCGACGTTCCCTGGGGCTGGCTGGTGCGCTACATGCACTCGACCGGCGCCTCGGCGTTCTTCATCGTCGTGTACCTGCACATGTTCAAGGCCTTGATGTACGGCAGCTACCGCAAGCCGCGCGAACTGGTCTGGATCTTCGGCTGCGCCATCTTCCTGACGCTGATGGCCGAAGCCTTCATGGGCTACCTGCTGCCGTGGGGCCAGATGTCCTACTGGGGTGCGCAGGTGATCGTGAACCTGTTCTCCGCGATTCCGTTCATCGGCCCCGACCTGGCGCTGCTGATCCGCGGCGACTACGTGGTGAGCGACGCCACCCTCAACCGCTTCTTCAGCTTCCACGTCATCGCCGTGCCGCTGGTGCTGCTGGGACTGGTGGTGGCGCACATCCTGGCGCTGCACGACGTCGGCTCCAACAACCCCGACGGCGTGGAGATCAAGGGCCCGCAGGCGCCCAGGGACGCCAGCGGCAGGCCGGTAGACGGCATCCCCTTCCACCCGTACTACACCGTGCACGACATCATGGGCGTGTCGGTGTTCCTGATGATCTTCTCGGCGGTGATCTTCTTCGCGCCCGAGTTCGGCGGCTACTTCCTCGAGTACAACAACTTCATCCCGGCCGACCCGCTGAAGACGCCGCCGCACATCGCGCCGGTCTGGTACTTCACGCCGTACTACTCGATGCTGCGGGCCATCACGACGGACATGATGTACGTGCTGGTGCTGTTCGTCGCGCTGGCGGCCGCCTTCGTGCTGCTGCGCTCCCGCATGGGCATGATCGGCAAGGCCGTCGCGCTCGTCGCCGCCGCCCTGGGCATCCTGCTGATGCTGGTGCTGGACCCCAAGTTCTGGGGCGTGGTGGTGATGGGCGCGGCGGTGATCATCCTGTTCTTCCTGCCCTGGCTGGACAACAGCCCGGTCAAGTCGATCCGCTACCGCCCGGGCTGGCACAAGTGGGTGTACGCCGCGTTCGTGGCCGTGTTCCTGGTGCTGGGCTACCTGGGCGTGCAGCCGCCGTCGGAGGTCGGGCAGCTCGTTTCGCAGATCGGCACCGTCCTGTACTTCGGCTTCTTCTTGCTGATGCCCTGGTGGAGCCGGCTGGGCGAGTTCAAGCCCGTCCCCGATCGCATCACCTTCGCCGCGCACTGA
- the mscL gene encoding large conductance mechanosensitive channel protein MscL, giving the protein MGMAKEFREFAVKGNVVDLAVGVIIGAAFGKIVDSLVKDLVMPVVSLFTGDLDFSNRFLLLGPLPPGVPRTLADVTKAGVPVFAWGNFVTVLVNFLILALIIFLMVRQINRIKRAHADPAAAAPGAPPEDIVLLREIRDSLRK; this is encoded by the coding sequence ATGGGCATGGCCAAGGAGTTCCGCGAGTTCGCGGTCAAGGGCAACGTGGTCGACCTCGCCGTGGGCGTGATCATCGGCGCCGCCTTCGGCAAGATCGTCGACTCGCTGGTCAAGGACCTCGTCATGCCGGTCGTGAGCCTCTTCACCGGCGACCTGGACTTCAGCAACAGGTTCCTGCTGCTGGGGCCCCTGCCCCCAGGCGTGCCGCGCACGCTGGCGGACGTGACCAAGGCCGGAGTGCCGGTGTTCGCGTGGGGAAACTTCGTCACCGTGCTGGTGAACTTCCTGATCCTCGCGCTCATCATTTTCCTGATGGTCCGGCAGATCAACCGCATCAAGCGCGCGCATGCAGATCCGGCGGCCGCCGCCCCGGGCGCACCGCCGGAGGACATCGTGCTGCTGCGCGAGATCCGCGACAGCCTCAGGAAGTAG
- a CDS encoding M23 family metallopeptidase, which produces MNFIITDAWLAKSRAIHLSGRRLGVALCGLSLLLAMTVATLYHWVILKGAREGWPVVGAIVRLVVQDEIEQRERYMRENLDAMARRVGEMQAKLVQLEALGERVSGLAGVNPAEIKTVPARGGALVSGRPLSMEELQTTLSDLDAVADNRVDLLTVVESRLFDQRVRKMMVPTQHPVNGVRAGSAFGYRIDPFTGRSALHTGLDFQADTGTAILAAAGGVVVTQEPHHAYGNMVEVDHGNGLVTRYAHASRVLVRKGDLVKRGQKIAEVGSTGRSTGPHLHFEVMLDGVPQDPQKFLNAGAHLPGMGSSRIAAAARR; this is translated from the coding sequence ATGAACTTCATTATCACGGACGCCTGGCTCGCCAAGAGCCGCGCCATTCACCTGAGCGGCCGCCGGCTGGGGGTCGCGTTGTGCGGACTCTCGCTGCTGCTCGCGATGACGGTGGCGACGCTGTACCACTGGGTCATCCTCAAGGGCGCACGCGAGGGCTGGCCCGTCGTCGGTGCGATCGTGCGGCTGGTGGTCCAGGACGAGATCGAGCAGCGCGAGCGCTACATGCGCGAGAACCTCGACGCCATGGCTCGCCGCGTCGGCGAGATGCAGGCCAAGCTGGTGCAGCTGGAAGCGCTCGGCGAGCGCGTATCGGGCCTGGCCGGCGTCAATCCGGCCGAGATCAAGACCGTGCCCGCCCGCGGCGGCGCCCTGGTTTCCGGCCGGCCGCTTTCGATGGAGGAACTGCAGACCACGCTGTCCGACCTGGACGCCGTGGCGGACAACCGCGTGGACCTGCTGACCGTGGTCGAGTCGCGCCTCTTCGACCAGCGCGTGCGCAAGATGATGGTGCCCACCCAGCATCCCGTGAACGGCGTGCGCGCGGGTTCGGCTTTCGGCTATCGAATCGATCCCTTTACCGGCCGCTCGGCCCTGCACACCGGGCTGGACTTCCAGGCCGACACCGGCACGGCCATCCTGGCCGCCGCCGGCGGCGTGGTCGTCACCCAGGAGCCGCACCATGCCTACGGCAACATGGTCGAGGTCGATCACGGCAACGGCCTGGTCACGCGCTACGCGCACGCCTCGCGCGTGCTGGTCCGCAAGGGCGACCTGGTCAAGCGCGGCCAGAAGATCGCCGAGGTGGGGTCGACGGGCCGCTCGACCGGTCCGCATCTGCACTTCGAGGTGATGCTCGACGGCGTGCCCCAGGATCCGCAGAAGTTCCTCAACGCGGGCGCCCACCTGCCCGGCATGGGTTCCAGCCGGATTGCCGCTGCGGCCCGGCGGTAA
- a CDS encoding ClpXP protease specificity-enhancing factor translates to MNALESTSTRPYLIRALYDWCTDNGLTPYVAVQVDDTVQVPREYVKNGEIVLNISFDATSSLKLGNEFIEFKARFAGTAREIMVPVNRVIAIYARENGQGMAFPVPAPGAEPSRPSPLSSVPAAGTSSDEGKVVQLVTPEAGGGGAPDGDPPKPPTGPRPTLKRVK, encoded by the coding sequence ATGAACGCACTGGAGTCGACGTCCACGCGCCCGTACCTGATCCGGGCCCTGTACGACTGGTGCACCGACAACGGGCTGACGCCCTATGTCGCGGTGCAGGTGGACGACACCGTCCAGGTCCCGCGCGAGTACGTCAAGAACGGCGAGATCGTGCTGAACATCAGCTTCGACGCCACCAGCTCGCTCAAGCTGGGCAACGAGTTCATCGAGTTCAAGGCCCGGTTCGCCGGCACGGCGCGCGAGATCATGGTCCCCGTCAACCGCGTCATCGCCATCTACGCACGGGAGAACGGCCAGGGGATGGCCTTCCCGGTGCCGGCGCCCGGTGCCGAGCCGTCCAGGCCTTCGCCCCTGAGCAGCGTGCCCGCCGCCGGCACGTCCTCGGACGAAGGCAAGGTGGTCCAGCTGGTCACGCCCGAGGCGGGTGGCGGCGGCGCGCCGGACGGCGATCCGCCCAAGCCCCCCACGGGGCCCCGGCCCACGCTCAAGCGGGTCAAGTGA
- a CDS encoding response regulator, with the protein MTFPLFKRPGTLVFLDDDADYLEMLALMLPRKWRARLFVQPRECIRQLQQERPFWEADAWYQQQLVDQWRAGRPLVPQVLEYWARQTERFSLTSVCAVDYSMPEMDGLQALAELGDWPGARVLLTGQADDQVAIDAFNAGLIQQFIPKQTADIAARLLEVVDRLQGTPHPTHAQTWRATLRPEQAALLRNPAIERELATLADKHWVEHIVIGDPFGVIGLDAAGSPSWLQLETGAGLPALAELAQLEGVDAPVVQDVRDGLKLVDLEVSQSLRRPPQVAQAVALDADRSLFAAWFPLEAQGLADAGYSRWLARQPQRRIDA; encoded by the coding sequence ATGACCTTTCCGCTGTTCAAACGGCCCGGCACGCTCGTCTTCCTGGACGACGACGCCGACTATCTCGAGATGCTCGCCCTGATGCTGCCGCGCAAGTGGCGCGCGAGGCTGTTCGTGCAGCCGCGCGAATGCATCCGCCAGCTGCAGCAGGAACGGCCCTTCTGGGAAGCCGACGCCTGGTACCAGCAGCAGCTGGTGGACCAGTGGCGGGCCGGCCGGCCGCTGGTGCCGCAGGTCCTCGAATACTGGGCGCGCCAGACCGAAAGGTTCTCCCTCACCAGCGTCTGCGCGGTGGACTACTCGATGCCGGAGATGGACGGCCTGCAGGCGCTCGCGGAACTGGGCGACTGGCCGGGCGCGCGCGTGCTGCTCACCGGCCAGGCCGACGACCAGGTCGCCATCGACGCCTTCAACGCCGGACTGATCCAGCAATTCATCCCCAAGCAGACGGCCGACATCGCCGCCCGTTTGCTGGAAGTCGTGGATCGCCTTCAGGGCACGCCGCATCCGACCCACGCCCAGACCTGGCGCGCGACGCTGCGCCCGGAGCAGGCCGCGTTGCTGCGCAACCCCGCGATCGAGCGCGAACTCGCCACGCTCGCCGACAAGCACTGGGTGGAGCACATCGTGATCGGCGACCCCTTCGGCGTGATCGGCCTGGATGCTGCCGGTTCCCCCAGCTGGCTGCAGCTGGAAACCGGCGCGGGCCTGCCCGCCCTGGCGGAGCTCGCGCAGCTTGAAGGCGTGGACGCTCCCGTGGTGCAGGACGTCCGGGACGGCCTCAAGCTGGTCGACCTGGAAGTGAGCCAGTCGCTGCGCCGGCCGCCCCAGGTGGCACAGGCCGTGGCGCTCGATGCGGACCGGTCCCTTTTCGCCGCCTGGTTCCCGCTGGAAGCGCAAGGCCTGGCGGACGCCGGCTACAGCCGCTGGCTGGCGCGCCAGCCGCAGCGCCGAATCGACGCCTGA
- the petA gene encoding ubiquinol-cytochrome c reductase iron-sulfur subunit: protein MSDTPLDSSKRTWLIASGCAGAAGAAFTAVPFVASFQPSERAKAAGAPVEVDISTLKPGEKVTVEWRGKPVWIMRRTPEQLASLQKIEGQLADPKSERTAYPTPEYAKNQYRSIKPELFVAVGICSHLGCSPSDKLQPGPQPSLPDDWQGGFLCPCHGSTFDVAGRVFANKPAPDNLEVPPHMYLSDSRLLIGEDKKA from the coding sequence ATGAGTGACACCCCACTGGACTCCAGCAAGCGGACGTGGCTGATCGCCTCCGGCTGTGCTGGCGCGGCCGGCGCTGCATTCACCGCCGTTCCCTTCGTGGCCAGTTTCCAGCCCTCCGAGAGGGCCAAGGCGGCCGGGGCTCCGGTGGAAGTCGACATCTCCACGCTCAAACCCGGCGAGAAGGTGACCGTCGAGTGGCGCGGCAAGCCCGTGTGGATCATGCGTCGCACGCCCGAGCAGCTCGCTTCGCTGCAGAAGATCGAAGGGCAACTGGCCGACCCGAAGTCCGAGCGCACCGCGTACCCGACGCCCGAGTACGCCAAGAACCAGTACCGCTCGATCAAACCCGAGCTGTTCGTCGCCGTCGGCATCTGCTCGCACCTGGGCTGCTCGCCCAGCGACAAGCTGCAGCCCGGCCCGCAGCCCTCGCTGCCGGACGACTGGCAGGGCGGCTTCCTGTGCCCCTGCCACGGCTCCACGTTCGACGTGGCCGGCCGCGTGTTCGCCAACAAGCCCGCGCCCGACAACCTCGAAGTGCCGCCGCACATGTACCTCTCCGACTCGCGCCTGCTGATCGGCGAAGACAAGAAGGCCTGA